The Verrucomicrobiia bacterium genome includes a window with the following:
- a CDS encoding DmsC/YnfH family molybdoenzyme membrane anchor subunit codes for MKTVAEEPEMTLIDQLLAEQRSLTAVERFANWHEGHKSPALESRYRSLLPAQAPSKGQQYAFDVDLDVCSGCKACVTACHSLNGLDDTETWRGVGLLVPPPAEVEPDDITILQPKSFHKHVTTACHHCADPGCLNGCPVLAYDKDPLTGIVRHLDDQCIGCQYCVMKCPYDVPKYSERLGIVRKCDMCANRLAVGEAPACVQACPNEAIRIAVVDKAEIVSGYRAKNVQCPSTNDEGMTKSSNGQSTRASSFVIPNFLPSTPSPAITAPTTRYRSAKPVTELVSGDSHEVRPAKAHVPLTLMLVLTQAGVGMTLLEAISGVPNRAQSIFALAVSLVGMVAAALHLGQPLKAWRGFLGWRHSWLSRELIVFNKFLGALALHIVLLKPWTAWLTAGVGLAAVFCSAMIYVDTKRPFWSGALTFPKFGFTALLLGWTGCMIFAPSDADRVVLVMMTTLFTAMKLAVECSIFSNHQHAPDAPLSKSARLHLTRPLGELFRGRVALAVVGGLLLPLLMLASGTPLAGMAALIFCFCLAGELLERHLFFVAEAARKMPGSI; via the coding sequence ATGAAAACCGTGGCTGAAGAACCTGAAATGACGTTGATCGACCAGTTGCTCGCCGAGCAACGGTCGCTCACCGCCGTGGAGCGCTTCGCCAACTGGCATGAGGGCCACAAGTCTCCCGCTCTCGAATCCCGCTATCGCAGCCTTCTTCCCGCTCAAGCACCCAGCAAAGGTCAGCAATACGCCTTCGATGTGGATCTGGATGTCTGCTCCGGCTGCAAGGCATGCGTGACCGCCTGCCACTCCCTGAACGGTTTGGATGACACGGAGACTTGGCGCGGTGTGGGACTGCTCGTTCCGCCGCCCGCCGAAGTGGAGCCGGACGACATCACGATTTTACAGCCCAAGTCTTTCCACAAGCACGTCACCACCGCGTGTCATCACTGCGCCGATCCCGGCTGCCTTAACGGCTGCCCGGTGCTGGCTTATGACAAAGATCCACTCACGGGCATCGTCCGTCACTTGGATGACCAATGCATCGGCTGCCAGTACTGCGTGATGAAGTGCCCTTACGATGTGCCGAAGTATTCGGAACGTCTCGGCATCGTGCGCAAGTGCGACATGTGCGCGAACCGCCTCGCAGTGGGTGAAGCGCCCGCCTGCGTGCAAGCCTGCCCGAACGAAGCCATCCGCATCGCTGTGGTGGATAAGGCAGAGATCGTTTCCGGCTACCGCGCCAAGAATGTCCAATGCCCAAGCACGAATGACGAAGGAATGACCAAATCTTCCAATGGTCAATCCACTCGTGCTTCGTCATTCGTCATTCCCAACTTTTTGCCGAGCACGCCCAGTCCGGCCATCACCGCCCCGACCACGCGCTATCGTTCCGCCAAGCCCGTCACCGAATTGGTCTCTGGCGACAGCCATGAAGTACGTCCGGCCAAGGCACACGTGCCGCTCACGCTGATGCTGGTGCTCACGCAAGCGGGTGTGGGCATGACCTTGCTCGAAGCCATCAGTGGCGTGCCGAACCGCGCGCAAAGCATTTTCGCTCTCGCGGTTTCGTTGGTAGGCATGGTCGCCGCCGCGTTGCATCTCGGTCAGCCGTTGAAAGCGTGGCGCGGTTTTCTTGGCTGGCGCCATTCGTGGTTGAGCCGTGAGCTGATCGTTTTCAACAAGTTCCTCGGCGCTTTGGCACTGCACATCGTGTTGCTAAAGCCGTGGACCGCCTGGCTCACCGCCGGTGTGGGATTGGCCGCTGTCTTCTGCTCCGCGATGATCTATGTGGATACGAAACGGCCCTTCTGGAGCGGTGCGCTGACGTTCCCGAAGTTCGGTTTCACCGCGCTGCTGCTCGGCTGGACCGGCTGCATGATATTCGCGCCATCGGATGCAGACCGCGTGGTGCTGGTCATGATGACGACATTGTTCACTGCCATGAAGCTCGCGGTGGAATGTTCCATCTTCTCGAATCACCAACACGCGCCCGATGCACCGCTGAGCAAGTCCGCCCGCCTGCACCTCACGCGTCCGCTCGGCGAATTGTTCCGTGGCCGTGTAGCACTCGCAGTGGTTGGTGGCTTGCTGCTGCCGCTCCTGATGCTGGCAAGCGGCACTCCGTTGGCTGGCATGGCCGCGCTGATCTTCTGCTTCTGTCTCGCGGGTGAACTGCTGGAGCGCCATCTGTTCTTTGTCGCCGAAGCCGCCCGCAAAATGCCGGGTTCGATATGA
- a CDS encoding nitrate reductase has protein sequence MSEQSNTLFRQWQGPLTEELLLHPGDFGLGKVPARLKPDATTRSVCGFCSTGCSLDIHLKDGVAVNLSPSSGYPVNLGMACPKGWEALTPLYATDRAKTPLIRDERGELQPASWDDAMKLFTSRFKGIMAEHGNESVAFLSTGQICTEEMAFLGTLYKFGMGGLHCDSNTRQCMATSHVAYKQSFGFDAPPYTYADFEESDVLFFIGSNLCIAHPIMWQRVLLNKKKPEIIVIDPRRTETAAAATQHLALQPKSDLTLLYGLANLLIQNHWIKLAYITHHTTGFHDFAEFVRQFTPDKVAAETGLTVGQLYHCAETIAKGKAVSFWWTMGVNQSHEATRTAQAIINLALMTGNMGRPGTGANSVTGQCNAMGSRLYANVTGLPGGRDFMKAEDRADIARLLSIPEERIPQKNSWAYDQIIDGIEQGKIKGLWVIATNTAHSWVNQKEFREIARKLDFLVVQDMYATTETIENAHLVLPAAGWGEKEGTFINSERRIGLVKKVSLAPGQALSDFNIFRLIAHYWGCEELFKEWSSPEAAFQILKRFSAGRPCDITGVRDYAHLDESGGIQWPFVQGAKLEVRGANEAAGASPLAFQTSHLAERRLFEDGKYFTPDGRAKFLYEAPRPVTEPTSVEYPFVLLTGRGTSAQWHTQTRTGKSAVLKTLYPANAYVEINPQDAARLGIKPNSMVSVSSRRARIQCTAFITTSVQACQAFIPMHYGVTNKLTKADFDPYSRQPSYKHCAVRIEPVGGSESAVTSSPTLKQAVAV, from the coding sequence ATGAGCGAACAATCCAACACCTTGTTCCGCCAATGGCAGGGTCCTCTCACCGAGGAACTCCTGTTGCATCCCGGCGATTTCGGTCTGGGCAAGGTGCCTGCGCGTTTGAAGCCCGATGCCACCACGCGTAGCGTCTGCGGCTTCTGCTCCACGGGTTGCTCGCTCGATATCCATCTGAAGGACGGTGTGGCGGTGAACCTCAGCCCGAGCAGCGGTTATCCCGTGAATCTCGGCATGGCCTGCCCAAAAGGTTGGGAAGCACTTACACCGCTTTACGCTACTGATCGCGCCAAGACGCCACTGATCCGTGATGAACGTGGCGAGCTGCAACCGGCCTCCTGGGATGATGCCATGAAGCTCTTCACCAGCCGCTTCAAAGGCATCATGGCAGAGCATGGGAATGAGAGCGTCGCGTTTCTCAGCACTGGCCAGATCTGCACGGAAGAGATGGCGTTCCTCGGCACGCTCTACAAATTCGGCATGGGCGGCTTGCACTGCGACTCCAACACGCGCCAATGCATGGCCACCTCGCACGTCGCTTACAAGCAGAGCTTCGGTTTCGATGCGCCGCCTTACACTTACGCGGACTTCGAAGAATCAGACGTGCTGTTCTTCATCGGTTCAAATCTCTGCATCGCGCATCCCATCATGTGGCAGCGCGTGCTGTTGAATAAGAAGAAGCCGGAGATCATCGTCATCGATCCGCGTCGCACGGAGACCGCTGCCGCCGCCACGCAGCATCTCGCACTGCAACCGAAGTCCGATCTCACGTTGCTTTACGGACTGGCGAACCTGCTCATCCAAAATCATTGGATCAAGCTCGCCTACATCACGCATCACACCACGGGCTTCCACGACTTCGCCGAATTTGTGCGTCAATTCACGCCGGATAAGGTCGCAGCGGAAACGGGTCTGACCGTTGGTCAGCTCTATCATTGCGCGGAGACGATCGCGAAGGGCAAAGCTGTTTCCTTCTGGTGGACAATGGGTGTGAATCAAAGCCACGAAGCGACTCGCACGGCGCAAGCCATCATCAATCTCGCGCTCATGACGGGCAATATGGGCCGACCCGGCACCGGTGCGAATTCTGTGACGGGCCAATGCAACGCGATGGGCTCACGTCTGTATGCGAATGTCACCGGTTTGCCCGGCGGTCGCGACTTCATGAAGGCAGAGGATCGCGCTGACATCGCCCGCCTCCTTAGCATCCCGGAAGAACGCATCCCACAAAAGAATTCGTGGGCCTACGATCAGATCATCGATGGCATTGAGCAGGGTAAAATCAAGGGCCTATGGGTTATCGCCACTAACACGGCGCATTCCTGGGTGAACCAAAAAGAGTTCCGCGAGATCGCGCGCAAGCTGGATTTCCTAGTAGTGCAGGACATGTATGCGACCACCGAGACGATCGAGAACGCGCATCTGGTGCTGCCTGCTGCCGGTTGGGGCGAGAAAGAAGGCACGTTCATCAATAGCGAACGGCGCATCGGTCTGGTGAAGAAAGTCTCGCTGGCTCCCGGTCAGGCGCTGAGTGATTTCAATATCTTCCGCCTCATCGCACATTACTGGGGCTGCGAGGAATTGTTCAAGGAATGGTCCTCGCCGGAAGCCGCCTTCCAAATCCTGAAACGCTTCTCCGCCGGTCGTCCCTGCGACATCACCGGCGTGCGTGATTATGCGCATCTCGACGAGAGCGGTGGTATCCAATGGCCCTTTGTTCAAGGGGCGAAGTTGGAAGTGCGAGGTGCGAATGAAGCTGCTGGCGCTTCGCCCCTCGCATTTCAGACCTCGCACCTTGCCGAGCGTCGTTTGTTCGAGGATGGAAAATATTTCACGCCGGATGGTCGTGCGAAGTTCCTCTACGAAGCTCCGCGTCCGGTCACTGAGCCAACCAGTGTGGAGTATCCGTTCGTCCTGCTCACGGGACGCGGCACTTCGGCGCAATGGCACACGCAAACGCGCACGGGGAAATCCGCTGTGCTGAAAACGCTGTATCCGGCGAACGCGTATGTGGAGATCAATCCGCAAGACGCCGCCCGCTTGGGCATCAAGCCGAACTCGATGGTGAGCGTCAGTTCACGGCGCGCGCGTATACAATGCACAGCGTTCATCACCACTTCTGTGCAAGCCTGTCAGGCGTTCATCCCGATGCACTACGGGGTGACGAACAAGCTTACGAAGGCGGACTTCGATCCTTATTCGCGCCAGCCGAGCTACAAGCATTGCGCAGTGCGGATCGAGCCAGTCGGCGGTTCTGAATCAGCTGTCACGTCGTCCCCAACCCTCAAACAGGCGGTGGCTGTGTGA
- a CDS encoding cupin domain-containing protein, producing MSTNRIFNINDFVRFADNKAVVKEIVVTDHSRIAVWCVRPGQKVPTHTHPSGQDTWVMMRGELTYLMGNGERTVIRAGELDVASHDEIHGAVNEGTEDAVFISIYSVPEIGWAKAEA from the coding sequence GTGAGCACTAATCGCATCTTCAATATCAATGACTTCGTCCGCTTCGCTGATAACAAGGCGGTCGTGAAAGAGATCGTGGTGACGGATCACTCACGCATTGCGGTCTGGTGTGTGCGTCCGGGGCAGAAGGTGCCTACGCATACGCATCCCAGCGGGCAGGACACCTGGGTGATGATGCGCGGTGAACTGACGTATCTCATGGGTAACGGCGAACGCACGGTTATCCGCGCGGGTGAACTCGATGTGGCCAGTCACGATGAAATCCACGGTGCTGTGAATGAAGGCACTGAGGACGCTGTATTTATCTCCATTTATTCCGTTCCCGAAATCGGTTGGGCAAAGGCTGAAGCATGA
- a CDS encoding sulfite reductase subunit alpha yields MNLIPTLPENAPFTPEQRAWLNGYLAGLLASGATAPMGAPTEAKPKQPLLIGFGSQTGSAEGLAKKLGKEAEKRGFLPKVAELNKISPADLAKESNFVIITSTWGDGDAPDNAMNFWTAISAETAPKLENLSYAVLGLGDKNYSDFCGAGKKFDERLAGLGAKRLVARGECDVDYEASAKAWTETVWQLLESAAPTAPAAAPVVEEKKVKAHEDAPTKWSRNNPFPALLKTNRRLNKAGSAKDTRHFEIVLEGSGLSYEVGDALGVMPKNDPVLVEELLATLGFNGDEQVKDANGKDSTLHEALVSTYVITQAPPSFIKAAAEKGNNTELLALLAADKKKELDAWLWGKDIVDVLRACGGAKFTVSEFTGFLRKMQPRLYSISSSPKAHPGEVHLTIGAVRYEGGGRAKKGVASCWLADRVILNDTQVPVFIQTSHGFRLPDNMNKPVIMVGPGTGIAPFRAFLEERKATGAKGKNWLFFGDQARATDFLYDDELSAMQAEGLLTRLDLAFSRDQKEKIYVQTRMLESGAELWKWLEEGAHFYVCGDAKRMAKDVDVALHEVAEKFGGLTKEAAADYVAKLKSDKRYQRDVY; encoded by the coding sequence ATGAACTTGATCCCTACACTTCCCGAAAACGCTCCTTTCACGCCCGAACAACGCGCGTGGCTCAATGGCTACCTCGCGGGCCTGCTCGCGAGCGGTGCGACAGCGCCGATGGGTGCGCCCACTGAAGCGAAACCGAAACAGCCGTTGCTCATCGGTTTCGGTTCGCAGACCGGTTCGGCGGAAGGTCTCGCCAAGAAGCTTGGCAAAGAGGCCGAGAAGCGCGGCTTCCTACCCAAGGTCGCGGAACTGAACAAAATCTCGCCCGCCGATCTCGCGAAGGAATCGAACTTTGTCATCATCACGAGCACGTGGGGTGATGGCGATGCGCCGGATAACGCGATGAATTTCTGGACGGCCATCAGTGCCGAGACGGCTCCAAAGCTGGAGAATCTTTCCTACGCCGTGCTGGGCTTGGGCGATAAGAATTACAGCGATTTCTGCGGTGCGGGTAAGAAGTTTGACGAGCGTCTCGCTGGTCTCGGCGCCAAGCGCCTTGTCGCTCGCGGTGAGTGCGATGTGGATTATGAAGCCTCTGCGAAAGCCTGGACTGAAACTGTATGGCAGTTGCTGGAAAGCGCGGCTCCGACTGCTCCAGCCGCTGCTCCGGTAGTGGAAGAAAAGAAAGTGAAGGCGCATGAGGATGCTCCCACCAAGTGGTCGCGCAATAATCCGTTCCCGGCGTTGCTCAAGACGAATCGCCGTCTGAACAAAGCTGGGTCGGCGAAAGACACGCGCCATTTCGAGATTGTGCTGGAAGGTTCCGGCCTGAGCTACGAAGTGGGTGATGCACTCGGGGTGATGCCGAAGAATGATCCAGTGCTGGTGGAAGAACTGCTGGCGACCTTGGGCTTCAATGGCGACGAGCAAGTGAAGGATGCGAACGGCAAAGACAGCACGTTGCATGAAGCGTTGGTGAGCACGTATGTTATCACGCAAGCGCCACCCTCATTCATCAAGGCGGCAGCGGAGAAGGGGAATAATACGGAATTACTGGCCTTGCTCGCGGCGGACAAGAAGAAGGAGTTGGATGCGTGGCTCTGGGGCAAGGACATCGTGGATGTGCTGCGCGCCTGTGGGGGTGCAAAGTTCACCGTGTCAGAGTTCACCGGCTTCCTGCGCAAGATGCAGCCGCGCCTTTACTCGATCTCTTCCTCGCCCAAGGCGCATCCGGGCGAAGTACACCTGACCATCGGTGCGGTGCGTTATGAAGGCGGCGGTCGTGCGAAGAAGGGTGTGGCCTCCTGCTGGCTGGCGGATCGCGTGATCCTGAATGACACGCAAGTGCCGGTCTTCATCCAGACGAGCCACGGCTTCCGTTTGCCAGATAACATGAACAAGCCGGTCATCATGGTCGGCCCCGGCACCGGCATCGCCCCGTTCCGTGCATTCCTGGAAGAGCGCAAGGCAACGGGTGCCAAGGGCAAGAACTGGCTCTTCTTCGGTGATCAAGCACGTGCCACGGACTTCCTCTATGACGATGAATTGAGCGCGATGCAGGCGGAAGGTTTGCTCACGCGCCTCGATCTCGCGTTCAGTCGCGATCAAAAAGAAAAGATCTACGTGCAGACGCGCATGTTGGAAAGCGGCGCGGAGCTGTGGAAGTGGCTGGAGGAAGGCGCGCATTTCTACGTGTGTGGTGACGCCAAGCGCATGGCGAAGGACGTGGATGTAGCTCTGCATGAAGTGGCGGAGAAGTTCGGTGGCCTGACGAAAGAAGCGGCGGCGGATTACGTGGCCAAGCTGAAGTCCGACAAGCGGTATCAACGTGACGTGTATTGA
- a CDS encoding NirA family protein — MSNSTVPIKEISGQKLSNEQTAYLDGFFSGLKNRGVSFGDVMPNPAAQPSGPAKPNLEDLIPEERIKHELFPLDAYPLMLQHAAANQAPDKENTFRFKWHGLFYLTPNKEAFMARLRIPGGQLKTFQLREIANVAKELTTGYVQITTRANLQIRLIEMKNAPEVLRRIQGVGLHTRGSGADNIRNLTCDPTSGIDPNEIIETLPLTHEMGQVILNTREFYDLPRKFNIAFNGGGLISSVEDTNDIGWTAVRVEQDNGEVKAGVYFRCALGGATGHKAFAKDLGIYAKPEEVVKATSAMLRVFIANGNRGDRKKARLKHLLETWTLEQYLAETEKVLGYTLLRAPKLEAAPVKAAGPAHPQIGVYPQKQRGLNWVGVVIPVGQITPKQMLRIAELADAYGSGEVRMTVWQNLIIPNVPDAYVETLKKALVGMGFGWQQSNLKSGFVACTGNSYCKFAGANTKGHALELMEYLDKRVKLDVPVNVHLTGCPNSCAQHYMGDIGLLGAKVKVSGETVEGYHVFIGGGFGKQQTVGRQIFQGISFDDLKPLLEKMLKGYLRRREEGETFLQFSSRHDLNTLQAIFTNEE; from the coding sequence ATGAGCAACTCCACTGTTCCCATCAAAGAGATCTCGGGGCAAAAGCTCTCGAATGAGCAGACCGCGTATCTCGACGGCTTTTTCTCCGGTCTGAAGAATCGCGGCGTATCCTTCGGCGATGTTATGCCAAATCCGGCGGCGCAACCGTCTGGTCCTGCGAAGCCAAATCTGGAAGACCTCATCCCGGAGGAGCGCATCAAGCACGAGCTGTTCCCGCTGGATGCCTACCCGCTCATGCTCCAGCACGCGGCGGCGAACCAGGCGCCGGACAAGGAGAACACGTTCCGCTTCAAGTGGCACGGCCTGTTCTACCTCACGCCGAACAAGGAAGCATTCATGGCCCGCCTGCGCATTCCCGGCGGCCAATTGAAGACGTTTCAACTGCGCGAGATCGCGAACGTGGCGAAGGAATTGACGACGGGTTACGTGCAGATCACCACGCGGGCGAATCTGCAGATCCGCTTGATCGAGATGAAGAATGCACCGGAAGTGCTGCGCCGTATCCAAGGCGTGGGCCTGCATACGCGTGGTTCCGGTGCGGACAATATCCGCAACCTTACGTGCGATCCGACGAGCGGCATCGATCCGAATGAGATCATTGAGACGCTGCCGCTGACGCATGAGATGGGGCAGGTGATCTTGAACACGCGCGAGTTCTACGATCTACCGCGCAAGTTCAACATCGCGTTCAACGGTGGCGGTCTCATCAGCAGCGTGGAAGACACGAACGACATCGGCTGGACGGCGGTGCGGGTGGAGCAGGACAACGGTGAGGTGAAGGCGGGTGTTTATTTCCGCTGCGCTTTAGGTGGTGCGACAGGGCATAAGGCTTTCGCCAAAGACCTCGGCATCTATGCGAAGCCGGAAGAAGTGGTGAAGGCGACTTCGGCGATGCTGCGCGTGTTCATCGCGAATGGTAATCGCGGTGATCGCAAGAAGGCGCGCCTTAAGCATCTGCTGGAGACGTGGACGCTGGAGCAATACCTCGCGGAGACGGAGAAGGTGCTGGGCTACACGCTGCTGCGCGCACCGAAGCTGGAGGCGGCTCCGGTGAAGGCGGCAGGGCCTGCGCATCCGCAGATCGGGGTGTATCCGCAGAAGCAACGGGGGTTGAATTGGGTGGGCGTAGTGATCCCCGTCGGCCAGATCACGCCGAAGCAGATGCTGCGCATCGCAGAGCTCGCGGATGCTTACGGCTCGGGTGAAGTGCGCATGACGGTCTGGCAGAATCTCATCATCCCGAATGTGCCGGATGCTTACGTGGAGACGTTGAAGAAGGCGCTCGTGGGCATGGGCTTCGGCTGGCAGCAATCGAATCTGAAGAGCGGCTTCGTGGCGTGCACGGGGAACAGCTACTGCAAGTTCGCTGGCGCGAATACCAAGGGCCATGCACTGGAACTCATGGAGTATCTGGACAAGCGTGTGAAGCTGGATGTGCCGGTAAATGTGCACCTGACCGGCTGCCCGAACTCCTGCGCGCAGCATTACATGGGTGATATCGGTTTGCTCGGCGCAAAGGTGAAGGTGTCGGGCGAAACAGTGGAAGGGTATCACGTGTTCATCGGCGGCGGCTTCGGCAAGCAACAGACTGTGGGTCGCCAGATCTTCCAAGGCATCTCCTTCGATGACCTCAAGCCGCTGTTGGAGAAAATGCTGAAGGGTTATCTGCGGCGGCGTGAGGAAGGGGAGACGTTCCTGCAATTCAGTTCACGGCATGATCTGAACACGTTGCAGGCGATCTTTACGAATGAGGAGTGA
- the gdhA gene encoding NADP-specific glutamate dehydrogenase, translated as MKSNGKAVRSEVAKFMRGLVRRNPGEPEFHQAVQEVVESVMPHVLENKKYQDAQILERMTEPDRIIIFRVTWEDDQGNFRANRAWRVQFNNSIGPYKGGLRFHPNVTLSVLKFLGFEQVYKNSLTGLPMGGGKGGSNFNPKGKSEHEVMRFCQSLMIELHRHIGEDTDVPAGDIGVGRREISYMFGQYKRLANRFTGTLTGKGLSFGGSLIRTEATGYGAVYFMQNMLGVRGESVAGKTAVVSGSGNVALYCIQKLIQEGANVVTASDSKGFIHDPTGITPEKFKWLKELKEERRGRIHEYTEKFPEAKFYAGDTPWGIKCDLAFPCATQNELDGDDAKKLISNGVKAVAEGANMPCNLDATRLFLENKIIFAPGKAANAGGVAVSGLEQSQNAMRIAWTRDEVDARLKDIMKGVHDRSRQFGDDGKGYVNYVQGANIAGFVKVADAMVAYGAV; from the coding sequence ATGAAATCTAACGGCAAGGCAGTCCGTTCTGAGGTGGCCAAGTTCATGCGCGGTCTGGTGCGCCGCAATCCCGGCGAACCTGAATTCCATCAAGCCGTGCAAGAGGTCGTGGAATCTGTCATGCCGCATGTCCTCGAGAATAAAAAATATCAGGACGCCCAGATCCTCGAGCGCATGACTGAGCCGGACCGCATCATCATCTTCCGCGTCACGTGGGAGGATGATCAGGGGAACTTCCGCGCGAACCGCGCCTGGCGCGTGCAGTTCAACAACTCCATCGGACCATACAAGGGTGGCCTGCGCTTTCATCCGAACGTCACGCTCAGTGTGCTGAAATTCCTCGGCTTCGAGCAGGTGTATAAGAACAGCCTTACCGGCCTGCCGATGGGCGGCGGCAAAGGCGGCTCCAATTTCAATCCCAAGGGCAAGAGTGAGCACGAGGTCATGCGCTTCTGCCAGTCCCTGATGATCGAACTGCACCGTCACATCGGCGAGGACACGGATGTGCCTGCTGGCGACATCGGTGTAGGCCGACGCGAGATCAGCTACATGTTCGGCCAATACAAACGTCTCGCCAATCGCTTCACCGGCACGCTCACCGGCAAGGGCCTCTCCTTCGGCGGCAGCCTCATCCGCACGGAAGCCACCGGTTACGGTGCCGTCTATTTCATGCAGAACATGCTCGGCGTGCGTGGGGAAAGCGTCGCGGGCAAAACTGCAGTCGTTTCCGGCTCTGGCAACGTCGCGCTCTACTGCATCCAGAAGCTCATCCAGGAAGGAGCGAATGTCGTCACCGCCTCCGATTCAAAAGGTTTCATCCATGATCCGACCGGCATCACGCCCGAGAAATTCAAATGGCTGAAGGAACTGAAAGAAGAACGACGCGGTCGCATCCACGAATACACTGAGAAGTTTCCCGAAGCGAAATTCTACGCCGGTGACACGCCATGGGGCATCAAGTGCGATCTCGCCTTCCCGTGCGCCACCCAGAACGAGCTGGACGGCGACGATGCCAAGAAACTCATCAGCAACGGCGTCAAAGCTGTCGCCGAAGGCGCGAACATGCCGTGCAATCTCGACGCCACGCGCCTCTTCCTCGAGAACAAGATCATCTTCGCCCCAGGCAAAGCCGCAAATGCCGGTGGTGTGGCCGTCTCAGGTCTCGAACAAAGCCAGAACGCCATGCGTATCGCGTGGACGCGTGATGAAGTGGATGCCCGCCTCAAGGACATCATGAAAGGCGTGCACGACCGTAGCCGCCAGTTCGGTGATGACGGCAAAGGCTACGTGAACTATGTCCAAGGCGCGAACATCGCCGGCTTCGTGAAAGTAGCGGATGCGATGGTGGCGTATGGGGCGGTGTGA